A DNA window from Arachis hypogaea cultivar Tifrunner chromosome 18, arahy.Tifrunner.gnm2.J5K5, whole genome shotgun sequence contains the following coding sequences:
- the LOC112769373 gene encoding uncharacterized protein isoform X2, whose protein sequence is MIDPSSAQNASATLILPPYERRVSSTMQYGALVLLKQFSQVRYLKFGGLDVLAQQVVILLPEFGMLRHLELDSITGEFLLALLLKTPILNTLVVEALLKSADVPDCLRHTLQVVKFRDVCGDEHELCFAKLFMEKGSVLKRMSFSLSHLFVKSEAIEELKEKLSGLKKCLTYTIVEVVKEDYYNFW, encoded by the exons ATGATAGATCCATCATCTGCTCAGAATGCTTCTGCTACTCTAATTTTGCCTCCATATGAGAGAAGAGTTTCTTCGACAATGCAATACGGTGCTCTTGTGCTTCTCAAGCAATTTAGTCAAGTTAGATACCTCAAATTTGGCGGGCTGGAT GTTTTGGCACAACAAGTAGTGATTCTTCTACCTGAATTTGGAATGCTACGCCATCTTGAACTTGATTCAATTACTGGCGAATTTTTGTTAGCTTTACTTTTAAAGACTCCAATTCTCAACACACTAGTTGTCGAG GCACTTTTGAAATCTGCTGATGTGCCTGATTGTTTGAGACATACTCTCCAAGTGGTGAAATTCAGAGATGTTTGTGGAGATGAGCATGAGTTGTGTTTTGCTAAATTATTTATGGAAAAGGGTTCAGTGCTGAAGAGGATGAGTTTCTCCCTTTCTCATTTGTTTGTCAAGTCAGAGGCCATTGAAGAACTTAAAGAGAAACTATCTGGACTCAAGAAATGTTTGACTTATACTATTGTTGAGGTTGTGAAGGAAGATTATTACAACTTCTGGTGA
- the LOC112769373 gene encoding uncharacterized protein isoform X1, which produces MIDPSSAQNASATLILPPYERRVSSTMQYGALVLLKQFSQVRYLKFGGLDVLAQQVVILLPEFGMLRHLELDSITGEFLLALLLKTPILNTLVVERLKYEYYKALLKSADVPDCLRHTLQVVKFRDVCGDEHELCFAKLFMEKGSVLKRMSFSLSHLFVKSEAIEELKEKLSGLKKCLTYTIVEVVKEDYYNFW; this is translated from the exons ATGATAGATCCATCATCTGCTCAGAATGCTTCTGCTACTCTAATTTTGCCTCCATATGAGAGAAGAGTTTCTTCGACAATGCAATACGGTGCTCTTGTGCTTCTCAAGCAATTTAGTCAAGTTAGATACCTCAAATTTGGCGGGCTGGAT GTTTTGGCACAACAAGTAGTGATTCTTCTACCTGAATTTGGAATGCTACGCCATCTTGAACTTGATTCAATTACTGGCGAATTTTTGTTAGCTTTACTTTTAAAGACTCCAATTCTCAACACACTAGTTGTCGAG AGACTAAAATATGAATATTACAAGGCACTTTTGAAATCTGCTGATGTGCCTGATTGTTTGAGACATACTCTCCAAGTGGTGAAATTCAGAGATGTTTGTGGAGATGAGCATGAGTTGTGTTTTGCTAAATTATTTATGGAAAAGGGTTCAGTGCTGAAGAGGATGAGTTTCTCCCTTTCTCATTTGTTTGTCAAGTCAGAGGCCATTGAAGAACTTAAAGAGAAACTATCTGGACTCAAGAAATGTTTGACTTATACTATTGTTGAGGTTGTGAAGGAAGATTATTACAACTTCTGGTGA